From a single Arachis hypogaea cultivar Tifrunner chromosome 3, arahy.Tifrunner.gnm2.J5K5, whole genome shotgun sequence genomic region:
- the LOC112789759 gene encoding uncharacterized protein, with amino-acid sequence MAHKASSYFIALILISNILLFSVSARTIAVNPNNDDKKFLFKSHGGVHIPGFGPVRFPPLGTIPNNPFTRGIGGGGAGAGAGPTGRSYVPGGDDTFVPNPGFEVPVPGGSGGRIPGSVHP; translated from the coding sequence ATGGCTCACAAAGCTTCCTCTTATTTCATTGCACTTATTCTCATATCCAACATCCTTCTTTTCTCTGTTTCTGCACGCACCATTGCTGTGAATCCCAACAATGATGACAAGAAATTCTTGTTCAAGTCTCATGGAGGAGTGCACATTCCTGGCTTTGGACCAGTGAGATTTCCACCTCTTGGGACCATACCAAATAATCCATTCACCCGGGGCATTGGAGGTGGCGGAGCCGGCGCAGGAGCAGGACCAACTGGCCGCAGTTATGTTCCCGGTGGCGATGACACCTTTGTACCAAACCCCGGATTCGAGGTTCCGGTTCCTGGTGGCAGTGGTGGCAGAATTCCAGGCTCAGTTCATCCATGA